CGAGATGTTCACGATGTTCCCGCCGTCGCCCTGCTCGACCAGCCGGCGACCGAACGCACGGCTCATGTAGAAGGTGCCGTGCAGGTTGACGTCGATCACGCGGTGCCACAGTTCGGGATCGAGGTCGATGACGGGCACGCGGTCGGCTCCGCGAGCGGCGCCCGCATTGTTGACGACGATGTCGACGCGCCCCATCTCGTCGGCCACCTGTTGCGCGAGCGCGTCGACTGCGGCGAGATCCGATACGTCACTCACCACGGCGAGCGCACGGCGCCCCAGCGCGCGAACCTCGTCGGCGACGGACTCGATGTCGCGCCAGCCAGCTTCCTTCTCGTCGTCCGGGTAGCGGTCGGGTGAGCGCCCCGTGCCCGTGAGCACCACGTCGCAGCCGGCCCGCGCGAGCTCGACCGCGATCGGACGGCCGATCGAGCGCATGCGCCCGGCGCCGGTCACCACCGCGACCTTGCCAACGAGTCCCGTGAGTGCCAGATCCGCCATCGCGTCGGCCACAGTAACGTCACTCTGCGACGGAGGGATGGTGCGATGGCCGACGACGAAAAGATCCGGCTCGAGTACGACGGGGCGATCGCGGTGATCACGAACGACAACCCGGAGAAGCGCAACGCGTTCGACGACGCGATGGACGCGCGCCTCTGGGAGATCCTTGCCGAGTTGCACGACCGCCCCGACGTCCGCTCGGTGATCTGGCGGGGTGAGGGCAAGGCGTTCTCGTCGGGGCGCGACGTCGGCGCGATCGGGGGCGGGCAGGTGGAGCTGACGCACCACGAGCTGATGCGTAGGGGTCACCGTGGCGCGCAACAGATCTTCGACCTCGACGCACCGGTCATCGTTGCCATCCAGGGGTGGGCGATCGGTGCGTCGTTCCAGCGCGCGCTGCTGTGCGACATCCGCATCGCGGCCGAAGACGCGCGTTTCATGCTCCCTGAGGTCACCTACGGCGTGATTCCCGACACCGGCGGAGTGGGACGGCTCTTCCAGATCTGCGGTCACGGTGTCGCGAGCGACATGGTGCTCACCGGACGGCCGATGGACGCCGCCGAGGCCTATGCCCACGGCGTGGTCTCGCGCGTGGTCCCCAATGACAGGCTCGACGACACTGCTTGGGAGATCGCGCGCAAGATCGCTGCCGCGCCCGCCGTCACGGTGAAGATGGCGCGTCGCGTGATCCAGCATCTCGCCGAGCCCGAGATCCGTTCGTCGATGGCGGAGGAGCTGATCGCGCAGACCTTCATCAACAAGTCGGACGACTACGCAGAGCTCCGCGCGGCGCGAGCCGAAGAGCGCGAGCCGAGGTTCACGGGGAGCTGACCAACGATGACCGATTATCCCGGACTGCCCGCGCCGCCTCCGGTCGGCGAGAGCGCCTTGCCCGCCGGTACGTTCGACGGCACGTGTGTGTTGATCACCGGCGGTGGCACTGGCCTCGGCAAGGCGATCGCGAGCGAGTTCGCGCGCCTCGGCGCCAGCATCGTGATCGCGAGTCGCAAGGAAGAGCACCTCCAGGCCGGTAGAGCCGCGATGGAGGCGCTCGGCGCGCCCGTGGCGGTTGCGACGGCCGACATCCGCGACGCCGAGCAGATCGCGGCGATGTTCGACACCGCGGAGTCGGCGTTCCACTTGCCCGACGTGCTCATCAACAACGCGGCGGCCAACTTCCCCGTGCCGTCAGAGGACATGTCGCCGAACGCATGGCGCAGCGTGATCGACATCACGTTGAACGGCACCTTCCTGGTCACCCGGGAGTTCGGCCGACGTCACCTCGCGGCGCACACGCCCGGCTCGATTGTCAACGTTGGCGCGTCGTACGCGTGGACCGGCGGCCCGGGATGGGCACACAGCGCGGCGGCCAAGGCCGGCGTGAAGAGCTTGGTCGAGTCGTTGTCGGTGGAGTGGGGTCCGTACGGCATCCAGGTCAATGGGTTGGTTCCGGGCCTGTTCCCACACGAGGACATGACCGCCGACATCCGCGGCAGCCTCGACCGTGCCGCGGAGCAGAACCGCAGGCAACCTGCGATGCGCGTGGGTGAGCTGCAGGAGCTGGGATGGGCGGCGACGTTCCTCGCGTCCCCGTACGCGCGCTTCATCTCCGGTTGCACGCTCGTCGTCGACGGCGCCAACTGGCAGCGGCGCAGTCTCACGAATCCGCCGGTCGAGACCGTGCGCGACCAGATGGGCCGCGGTCGATTCGAGCCGTAGCTGGGGCGGGTTACTTGAGCTCGATGATGATCTCGCGGTAGGGCTCCTTGCCGACGTTCTTGGCGGTCTCGATCCCGCCGCGCTCGATGTAGACGAATGCGCCGGGCACGACCTCCGCCTCGAGATACTCGTTGAACGAACCTCCCGTGTCGGGCTCCGGTTCGGCGGCGATGCGATCACCCTCCAGCAGCACAAGCATGTAATCGAGCTCGTGGCGGTGGACCGCAGACGCCTCGCCCGGCGCGAGGCGGAGCTCCCACACGCGCACGCGGTCGTTCTCGAAGACCACTTCGGTGCCGATCGGGCCGAGTACACGCTCGTCGGTCATGGTGCGTCCCCCCGAATCTTGCCCAGGACCTCGTGTCCCAGACGTTCGATCTGTTCACGCGCGTCGCGCGGACCGACGCCCGGTACGTGCACGCGCAGGTTCAACGCGTCGGCGCCCGCGCGATGCAGGACGTCGAGGAGCTCTTCGGCGACAGCGGCACCGTCGGGCGCGCCGACGAGCTCGTCGGTTCCCCAGTGTTGCACGGCCGACGTCGACGAGTAGCCGCGGTACACGTCGAGCTGGTCGTCGAGCCGTTCGCGAGGCGGATCGCCGACCCAGGCGCGCCGGATCAGCACGCATGATCCAGTGCCACCCGCGGCGCGAAAAGCGTCGGTCAGCTGACGGCACCGTTCCGCCGTGGACAGCGAGTCGAACAACACGCCGGCGCCGAGACCTGCAGCGCGTCGCACGGCGGTGAACCCCATCGCCGCGCTCAGGATCGGGATCGGGTGTTCCGCGCACGCTGCGATCGCGGGATCACCTGCGAGCCCACGCGGTGCGCTGCCGTCGAGC
This genomic stretch from Acidimicrobiia bacterium harbors:
- a CDS encoding SDR family oxidoreductase; the encoded protein is MTDYPGLPAPPPVGESALPAGTFDGTCVLITGGGTGLGKAIASEFARLGASIVIASRKEEHLQAGRAAMEALGAPVAVATADIRDAEQIAAMFDTAESAFHLPDVLINNAAANFPVPSEDMSPNAWRSVIDITLNGTFLVTREFGRRHLAAHTPGSIVNVGASYAWTGGPGWAHSAAAKAGVKSLVESLSVEWGPYGIQVNGLVPGLFPHEDMTADIRGSLDRAAEQNRRQPAMRVGELQELGWAATFLASPYARFISGCTLVVDGANWQRRSLTNPPVETVRDQMGRGRFEP
- a CDS encoding LLM class flavin-dependent oxidoreductase encodes the protein MPAFAPGSVSLRLYPHLDLPATGIVDELRMQAALAAEHGFDGVMTSEHHGGFAGYLPNPLQAAGWCLEEMPAGWAAPCPLLLPLRPAALVAEEVAWLAARFPGRVGVGVASGALPDDFDIMHVPMDGLTARFTDALAELAGMLDGSAPRGLAGDPAIAACAEHPIPILSAAMGFTAVRRAAGLGAGVLFDSLSTAERCRQLTDAFRAAGGTGSCVLIRRAWVGDPPRERLDDQLDVYRGYSSTSAVQHWGTDELVGAPDGAAVAEELLDVLHRAGADALNLRVHVPGVGPRDAREQIERLGHEVLGKIRGDAP
- a CDS encoding enoyl-CoA hydratase/isomerase family protein, with protein sequence MADDEKIRLEYDGAIAVITNDNPEKRNAFDDAMDARLWEILAELHDRPDVRSVIWRGEGKAFSSGRDVGAIGGGQVELTHHELMRRGHRGAQQIFDLDAPVIVAIQGWAIGASFQRALLCDIRIAAEDARFMLPEVTYGVIPDTGGVGRLFQICGHGVASDMVLTGRPMDAAEAYAHGVVSRVVPNDRLDDTAWEIARKIAAAPAVTVKMARRVIQHLAEPEIRSSMAEELIAQTFINKSDDYAELRAARAEEREPRFTGS
- a CDS encoding SDR family oxidoreductase; this translates as MADLALTGLVGKVAVVTGAGRMRSIGRPIAVELARAGCDVVLTGTGRSPDRYPDDEKEAGWRDIESVADEVRALGRRALAVVSDVSDLAAVDALAQQVADEMGRVDIVVNNAGAARGADRVPVIDLDPELWHRVIDVNLHGTFYMSRAFGRRLVEQGDGGNIVNISSIAGKMMAARTAAYSASKAAIHALTCAMAQELGPDGIRVNTVCPGIIDTYRMDDIPRGEAWDELIARQVPLRRAGAGEDIAWMVAFLCSDQGAWITGQLYTVDGGTLPGR